In the genome of Candidatus Nanopelagicales bacterium, one region contains:
- a CDS encoding cystathionine gamma-synthase → MTDGHDWSSAGIETRAIHAGQDPDPTTGAVVPPIYQVSTYKQDGVGGLRGGYEYSRSANPTRTALEECIASLEAPDVPDARGLAFASGLAAEDTLLRTVCRPGDHAVIPDDAYGGTYRLFARVAEPWGLEHTAAAISDPDAVRAAIRSGRTKVVWVETPTNPLLGIADIEALAGIAHEAGAILVVDNTFASPYLQQPLSLGADVVVHSTTKYLGGHSDVVGGALVAADPELAELLAYHQNAQGAVAGPFDSWLVLRGIKTLAVRMDRHCANARAVVDLLDAHPQVTAVHYPGHADHPGHDVAARQMRDFGGMVSFRVAGGEEEAVAVCGRTRVFTLGESLGGVESLIEHPGRMTHASAAGSPLEVPSDLVRLSVGLETTQDLLDDLGQALG, encoded by the coding sequence ATGACTGACGGGCACGACTGGTCGTCCGCAGGGATCGAGACCCGGGCCATCCACGCCGGGCAGGACCCCGACCCCACCACCGGGGCGGTCGTGCCACCCATCTACCAGGTCTCCACCTACAAGCAGGACGGCGTGGGCGGCCTGCGCGGCGGGTACGAGTACTCGCGCAGCGCCAACCCCACGCGCACCGCCCTCGAGGAGTGCATCGCCTCGCTGGAGGCCCCGGACGTCCCCGACGCTCGCGGCCTCGCGTTCGCCAGCGGCCTCGCCGCCGAGGACACCCTGCTGCGCACCGTCTGCCGCCCCGGCGACCACGCCGTCATCCCCGACGACGCGTACGGCGGCACCTACCGCCTCTTCGCCCGCGTCGCCGAGCCATGGGGCCTGGAGCACACGGCCGCCGCCATCTCCGACCCCGATGCGGTCCGCGCCGCTATCCGGTCCGGCCGCACCAAGGTGGTGTGGGTCGAGACCCCCACCAACCCCCTCCTCGGCATCGCGGACATCGAGGCGCTCGCCGGTATCGCCCACGAGGCCGGCGCGATCCTTGTGGTGGACAACACCTTCGCGTCGCCGTACCTCCAGCAGCCGCTGTCCCTCGGCGCCGACGTCGTCGTCCACTCGACCACCAAGTACCTCGGCGGCCACAGCGACGTCGTCGGCGGTGCCCTCGTCGCCGCGGACCCCGAGCTCGCCGAGCTGCTCGCCTACCACCAGAACGCGCAGGGCGCCGTCGCCGGTCCGTTCGACTCCTGGCTGGTGCTGCGCGGCATCAAGACCCTGGCGGTACGGATGGACCGGCACTGCGCCAACGCCCGCGCCGTCGTCGACCTGCTCGACGCGCACCCGCAGGTCACCGCCGTCCACTACCCCGGGCACGCCGACCACCCTGGCCACGACGTCGCCGCCCGGCAGATGCGCGACTTCGGCGGGATGGTGTCCTTCCGGGTCGCCGGAGGCGAGGAGGAGGCCGTCGCCGTGTGCGGTCGGACCCGGGTCTTCACCCTGGGCGAGTCGCTCGGCGGAGTCGAGTCGCTGATCGAGCACCCCGGCCGGATGACGCACGCGTCCGCCGCGGGCAGCCCGCTGGAGGTCCCCTCAGACCTGGTCCGGCTGTCCGTGGGGCTGGAGACGACGCAGGACCTGCTCGACGACCTCGGGCAGGCACTCGGGTGA
- the msrA gene encoding peptide-methionine (S)-S-oxide reductase MsrA — protein sequence MWDTLFGAGRSAKSRMVAPEEALPGRAVRPFAIPSVHAVLGTPLEGPWPEGMKHLYVGLGCFWGAEKRFWRLDGVYTTAVGYQGGMTPNPTYEEVCTGRTGHAENVLVVYDPARLSTYDVLKVFWENHDPTQGYRQGNDVGTQYRSALYWTDDEQRELAERTRDAYDAVLRGQGFDPITTEVLPAEGRPFYYAEDYHQQYLYKVPHGYDCHAHTGIDLPAVSEV from the coding sequence ATGTGGGACACCCTGTTCGGAGCCGGTCGCAGCGCGAAGAGCCGGATGGTGGCGCCGGAGGAGGCGCTGCCCGGTCGGGCGGTGCGCCCGTTCGCCATCCCGTCGGTGCACGCGGTGCTGGGGACGCCACTGGAAGGGCCGTGGCCGGAGGGGATGAAGCACCTGTACGTCGGCCTCGGCTGCTTCTGGGGGGCGGAGAAGCGGTTCTGGCGGCTGGACGGCGTGTACACGACCGCGGTCGGCTACCAGGGCGGCATGACGCCCAACCCGACGTACGAGGAGGTGTGCACCGGCAGGACCGGGCACGCCGAGAACGTGCTGGTGGTTTACGACCCGGCCCGGCTGTCGACGTACGACGTGCTGAAGGTGTTCTGGGAGAACCACGACCCGACGCAGGGGTACCGCCAGGGCAACGACGTCGGGACGCAGTACCGGTCCGCGCTGTACTGGACCGACGACGAGCAGCGCGAACTGGCGGAGCGGACCCGGGACGCGTACGACGCGGTCCTGCGCGGCCAGGGCTTCGACCCGATCACCACCGAGGTGCTGCCCGCGGAGGGCCGGCCGTTCTACTACGCCGAGGACTACCACCAGCAGTACCTCTACAAGGTGCCGCACGGCTACGACTGCCACGCGCACACCGGCATCGACCTGCCCGCGGTCAGCGAGGTCTGA